The window CCTCCATGCTTGAAATGTAACATGACCAGCATGCCAAGCAGGCAAAGAAGGGAACTCCAAAGCTACAAATCTGCTAACAATTTAACAATGGGTTCCCCAAATGGTTTCTGACCATAGTAAAGGCCTAAGGTGAAGACAGGAACCCAGACACTACCAAAACATGAGCATGGTTACTTCAGACCCACACAAAAGATTGCACACCCCATTGTTTAGGCAAATATTTTTCCCCAGTTAGAACAATGATCCACATCTTCTGCAGTGCTACAAGGTTGGAAGTGAGAGAAGCCTCTCATTTTGATAGAAGCCTTGCTTTGCATATCAGTGTGGATAGAGGGAGAAGCaattttctcttctctcccctccctccaaaagtccttttcactgccaggaatatttccctgagggacacacaactctcagggacagcaaaaaaaaaaaaaaaaaaaaaaaggcctttgGAAGATGGACAGAGAAGAGAAAAATGCTTCCCGCACCCCACTCTGCCCATGCTGTGTTGTGGAGCAAGGCTTCAATGAGCTAGGCTAGGCTCCTGCTGCTCTGAAAGGGTGGAGCCCTTCTGCTGCCTTTGTAGCACTGTGGAAGATGTCAGACAATGTTTTTCAGGAAAATGCCAAACAGTTCTGCTTTTTGCAAACTTGCTATCATAAAGAAAAACTCTCCAGAGTATGCAGCAAAATTATGTGGACTGGTGAAACAGAAACTTGACAGATATCTGGTCAGAAAACAGCAAATGCTGGTATTtgaagggaggggtgggagggggaaccactcACATTTCCAAAATATCTGTCCAAAAGCTCTACGTAACGATGGACAATCTCTAGCGTCAAGAGCTCATTATCCTCTTCCTCTACTGCACAGCAGAAATATAAACTAGCATACCtaaagtataaaaataaatgatgTGTGACTATCAGGACAATATCGAGGTTGTTGATAGACACACAGAGCTTGATTACATAATCAGTTATCCTGAAAGAAGCTTTTTTTGTTGTTCAGTTGTTATACGTAATGAGCTAATCTTAAAATGATGGCAGATAAGAGTCTGATAAATTAGAACTTCCATATAAGTGCTTCCGACCTCCAGATAGATGGCAATGTAAACAACAGGATGATTGTTGTCTCAGATAAGCAGAGGCAGGCAGTGTTGATAATTTAGTGCAATAATCAGAGATATGATCATGAAGCATACTTAATACTACATAAATCTCTGGTCTGAATGTGTTCCCTTAGCACAGGAGAGGTACTAGGCCTGTCGGTTTAAAACTGGATACAGAGAATAGCTTTTTACAAACCACAAGATTATGGCTGGGTTTCAGAACACATGCTAAACCATGTTTTAATGTTACTAGCTCAAGCCTTGCGCTTGCACACTCCCTTGTCCTCACTTTGCACATAAAAAAGGAGGAAGTCTGTGGTTGCTGCTCCTAGGTTAAAACAAGTATATGATATTCTGGCTTGTTCACAAATTATGATTATAGGCAGCTGGGATTGGCCAGGTTCAGACACAATGACAAACTGTGACTTGTTTCAgaagaaaagaagcagcagcactttCTCAGAGCCATCCCCATACATGAAGGAAAGCTGGAGAtgtgctaactaggcaaagaggcagttctcaaagtggcaattctcttatatttagcagagggggaagcaactgaccctattcaaacccagtacagcatccctccagtggctgttgctggtgtctaccttgtgctcTTTTTAGATCCTTTGAggacaatttttttatttttctgtataaacagctttgagaatgttttgctgaaaagcaatctATAAATAATGCTGTTATATTTAAGATGTCACCTATTTATGtaataagaaatgttttaatggatatgttttaatgttgtaatatACCTTTTCTCAGCCAtgttcaatattttattttattttatttatttatttattgttaaacgtatataccgcctttcattaaaaacaatcacaaggcagttcacatagaaaaacattaaaataataatcttaattatttattaaaattaccAATAAGCGAGGTAAAAATCCATCAGAATAAAGAAAACACTCAATTCTCTCtagataatagcaatagcaatagcacttacatttatataccgctctatagccagagctctctaagcagtttacaatgatttagcatattgcccccaacattctgggtactcattttaccgacctcggaaggatggaaggctgagtcaaccttgagcccctggtcaggattgaacttgtaaccttctggttacagggcagcagttttaccactgcgccaccaatgTAGGGGAATGTAGATGCTGAAACTGTGGATACCAAGGCATTGACTCTATGGGATGGGGAGTTTAGGTTCCTGTAAGCTGGAAAAGGGCCCCAAGAAGGTGcaaaatgggtggggggaagtcCCCTACCCTGCTCTGTGGGCATCCAGGTGTCCACCCAGCCGTGGGTGTTCACCCAGCTGTGggtgtccagctgtccaggaatgcacCTCCCCAGGCCCAAATTCCCCTGGGGGGTTTTcagtgaaaaatattttttaaaagaaatgagccacaaaatggcttctcccAACAAAATggtagccggaaatgacctccacagcTACTTCCAGCTGTCTAACAACTTTGGATATGTgatttttaacccttttgtatctgttGATAATGACGTAGACACCCACGAATATGTGAAACCACAGATATAGAGTCTGTGTATAAAGAAGTTTGCCTGTACATCATTTGCAATGCACTCCTGTctgctcagaagtaagtttcagtgaggcttactccctgGTAACTTTGCAAAGACTTGTAACCTTTTTTGAGATTGGGGCTTGTAATAAGTATGAACaatttatataataaataatacaatatgTAATATTGTATGTACAGTAGCTGTTCTCTGTGAGCATAGACTTCTTCCAATAGATAGCTGTAGCCACTTTAATTCAGTGGGGGAGACATTTCTGAATGGAACCAAGCTTATCTCAATTGTCAGTTCATCCAGCAAGGCAAACAAGCTACACTAATTTGTGATTAAATCATCTTGTACcaacaagatttaaaaatatatatatatttaggcATATAATCTTTCCCCCCTTTGTGCTATACCCCTCAAATCTAACTGTGGGGAAAGCTGACTTATAAAAGTACTCACACCTTTTGTAAACAAGCTTGAGGTCTTTCCAGTCAACAAAACTGCTCATTTTCTGATTGCGAGCCAGAATAACCTGCACAATTTCCCGGGttatctttttcttctctttttcaggCAGCGTAATAAACCACTTTTGAAGTCTTAATTTCCCTTGtcggctgaaaagcagtataaagtgtatctggaacaaaacaaaaccatttggTAATATGAAGACAAAGACACAGATAACTGCATTTCTGTTAAACTGTGTTTCATCTAAAATTTGCTTATTACTAAGCTCAATGGTTAGTATCCAAGACCATGCTCTTTGGGCGGCAAAGCAACAGCATTACAGTATTGGACAGGGGTCCCAAGGGAATCTCGGATTACATTCATTCACTCATTATGCATttgttgaaacaaaatgcaaatttcTCTCACAGCGCAGAATGCCATTTCCTACTAAGCATATACTAAAAAGACACATCTAGGATTCCAGTCCAAACTATCCTTCTCCAGTTTGTTATTCAATAAGCGAGTGCATATATGTGGACTTCTTGATGctgccccatttatttatttcctacCTTTTGaattctgttcttcctccaaggaaggttcagagcagcatacattttatttttatgtttttattccatacactctaaccactacactatgctggcttctCCTagctgtcctcacaacaaccgtgctCTTGAATGAGTAGGGATTTAAACCTGGGCATTCCAATCAAAGtacaacactctgaccactacaccatgctggctctcatgtaTTATGGAGACACACAGCTCTGAGTTCAAACTGCTACATATCTCACCTGCCTCTATTCTGGCACACAGAAACAATCATAGCAAGGCTTGAAGACTAAATTCTGCTGGGTAAACCTCCCCATTGGGCCCTATCCTTGGCAAGCTTACTGGAcaatggcaacagcagcagcagcatcaattttattacagccattggccagcagaaatagaaacaacaaacatatccaatacaacaatacaaaacacaataaaacaaaatacagtcattcataaaaaaaattagtttaaaaggcataaacagctcccacagttaagcacttaattgagaccttaacctaatggcaatataaaaaaattttgctacagtttttgtaatctcagagcttacatccacgagacagtaatatgtataaaaactcTCGCAccacccaggaaatttgagtagcaaaggggaaataagttcttctctagcatcccgatacaaagaacaatatagcagaacatgggagacagtttccaggaggccagcaccacaagggcaaaaaaccgtaGCAGACTGGTCTTTAGCAAACCtacgttccaaaagagaagagggcaacacgtttAACCAAGCCCAAGCAAATGAGACCCGGAATTTAGAAAAGTGCAATGTTGTTAAGTAAttggcacctctatctcccctaggtggcaaaatcccaaaatgcagaggggaacaaGTCCTGTTAGCCAAAGACATTAGTTCCTGACGTTCAATGTCATGCAACCGGAGacatagtatttccttcaccttactGCATTCCCGAGTGagaagttcaaaaggagaaaggcccagttgcattattttgttatttacatatgttagccaagagTTGGGATAGGAATCCACCCATAAGTATTGAAAAAAAgagaattcctgaatctctgagcagagtttacaccatctggcaaaggtaagctcccaggctttacaagctatagagaaagacccagattccaagcatagaacagagtatgacacacacctaggcactgcgaggattgctcttaaaaaaatagactgtactctctccagttccgCTGAtgctccctggatccatagcgggactccaaagagtaattgggccacaatcttagcacggaatacctgaagagccatgggaacaaactgacaccctttagaataataaaaacacaaaaaggcactgagagtattacgggctatatgaattgaagacagcctatgggcgttccaattaagattatattgaaatattatacctagatatttatagctgtaaacctgctcaatgcgattctgatttattacccatttgtataatttcctggattttgaaaaaaccaggacctttgttttttttgtaattaactgttagtttgttatcattacagtagccggcaaaagcgcgcaacagtctttgcagacctaatctggactgagatagcacagctgTGTCATCcgcatagagtaaaatgggcacaCGTATATTAGCCAGCTTTGGAGCATGGAAATCCACCTTCTCCAGAAATGgtgccaaatcattaataaagagattaaacagagttggggccaagacacagccctgtctgaccccttGAGTAGAGGGAATTggatcagttagggccccattggtAGCATATCTGAACCGCAACGAGGAATtagaataaagctgcatcatcaaaaatagcaatctcttatctacTGTTGTCTTTGCAAGTTTGGACTACAATAgatatctggagatagaatcaaacacagattttaagtcaataaaggccacaaaaaaattgcaattggggccgctagagtatttctttgctagatggtacAAGATCATGCAGTGATCGAGGGTAGAGCgacctgctctaaagcctgcttgttcaatcccgagaatt of the Hemicordylus capensis ecotype Gifberg chromosome 3, rHemCap1.1.pri, whole genome shotgun sequence genome contains:
- the AP1S3 gene encoding AP-1 complex subunit sigma-3, producing MIHFILLFSRQGKLRLQKWFITLPEKEKKKITREIVQVILARNQKMSSFVDWKDLKLVYKRYASLYFCCAVEEEDNELLTLEIVHRYVELLDRYFGNVCELDIIFNFEKAYFILDEFLMGGEIQETSKKSAVKAIEDADMLQETMEEYMSKPAF